The genomic region GTTAATAACAGTTTGGTTACAGCCGAGGAAGGCGTAAATGCTGCCTGGGCGCAGGTTGAAAATCAATATCAACGTAGAGCCGATCTTATTCCGAATTTAGTGAATACCGTTCGCGGTGCTGCCGATTTTGAATCCGAAACATTACAAGAAGTCATCGAAGCGAGAAGCAGGGCTACTTCTGTAAATATTGACGCTAACGACTTGAATAACCCTGAAGCTTTCCGGCAATTCCAGGAAGCTCAAGGCCAATTGAGCGGAGCCTTATCTCGATTACTCGTAACGGTAGAACGATATCCTGAACTTCAGGCTAACCAAAATTTCAGAGATCTGCAAGCACAGCTGGAAGGTACTGAAAACCGTATCTCAACTGAGCGCATGAGATTTAATCAGACCGCCCAGGAATTCAACACTGAGATTCGACAATTCCCAAAAAGCATGTTCGCTTCTATGCTCGGCTTCGAGCAGAAAGAATATTTTCAGGCTGATGAAGGAGCAGAGCAAGTCCCCGAAGTAGATTTCAGTAACTAATTTTAAATAGATATTAGATAAAAGACCTAAGATTTGAGACGACGAGAATCCGGTCTCTTATCTTAAGTCTAAAATCTTACGTCGCATAAACAACCCATGGCAAAGTTTTTAACGCAAGAACAAGAAGAAGATATCGTGGACGCCATACGCCAGGCCGAACAAGCAACTTCCGGTGAAGTACGCGTTCACATCGAAAAGAAGTGCAAAGCTGATAGCCCCATCGAGCGCGCCAAAGAGGTGTTTGCAGAACTGAAGATGCATGAAACAGAACTTCGAAACGGAGTCATTGTATATGTAGCCTGGAAAGACCATAAGGTTGCCATTTGGGGGGATGAGGGAATTCACAGCAAAGTGGGACAATCATTTTGGGAAGAAGAACTGGAACTGATTCTCAAATATTTTAAAAGCGGAGATTATCAGACCGGACTTACCGAAGTAGTACTTCAGATCGGACAGAAGTTGAAAGAGAATTTCCCTTTTGAACAAAAAGGAGAAGTAAATGAGCTTTCCAATAAGATCAGTTACAACAAAGATGAGGGGAAAACGGATGCGTAAACTTCTAAGCCTGATACTTTTTGTTGGGGTCTCATTTTCAGTTACTGCTCAGGATTTCCTGCCCGAACGTCCGGTCGGGATGGTCAATGATTTTGCTAACATGCTCACTTCCTCCGAACAAGAGCAGCTTGAACAAAAATTAACCAGCTACCGTGATACCACAACCAATGTAATTGCGATTGTAACTTTAGAAAGTCTTGAAGGATATCCCGAAGAAGAAATTGCGACTACCCTCTTTAATAATTGGCGAATGTGGGAAGGAGAGCGCTACAACGGGGTTCTGATTTTAGTATCTAAACAAGACCGGCGTATGCAGATTGAAGTAGGCTATGGCCTTGAAGGAGCAATTCCTGATGCCATGGCTAACCGTGTTTATGCTGATATTTTGGTACCCAGTTTCCAGGCCGGTGATTTTTATGGCGGACTGGATCAGGCTACAAATGTTTTGATCGACCTGGCTGCCGGAGAGTTTGAAGGCTTTCCCGAGCAACAATCTTCCGGAGAGGGATTTCCTATTGATGTGCTCATCATTTTTATCATAATTATATTTATTCTGATCACTCGCGGTAAAGGAGGAAAAGGTGGAAAAAGACATTCCATCGGATCCAGCGGAATTATCTTTTACGGCGGTGGGTTTGGAGGCGGAGGCGGTTCCTTCGGTGGTGGAGGTGGCGGCTTCGGAGGTTTTTCAGGCGGAGGCGGATTTGGTTCAGGCGGAGGCGGTGCCGGCGGTGGCTGGTAAATATAATTTTAAATTATTGAATGCTAAGTGTTAAATGACTTCTAATTT from Gracilimonas sp. harbors:
- a CDS encoding LemA family protein, which codes for MKAKFLIIIGVLALIVFYGISVNNSLVTAEEGVNAAWAQVENQYQRRADLIPNLVNTVRGAADFESETLQEVIEARSRATSVNIDANDLNNPEAFRQFQEAQGQLSGALSRLLVTVERYPELQANQNFRDLQAQLEGTENRISTERMRFNQTAQEFNTEIRQFPKSMFASMLGFEQKEYFQADEGAEQVPEVDFSN
- a CDS encoding TPM domain-containing protein, which codes for MAKFLTQEQEEDIVDAIRQAEQATSGEVRVHIEKKCKADSPIERAKEVFAELKMHETELRNGVIVYVAWKDHKVAIWGDEGIHSKVGQSFWEEELELILKYFKSGDYQTGLTEVVLQIGQKLKENFPFEQKGEVNELSNKISYNKDEGKTDA
- a CDS encoding YgcG family protein; amino-acid sequence: MRKLLSLILFVGVSFSVTAQDFLPERPVGMVNDFANMLTSSEQEQLEQKLTSYRDTTTNVIAIVTLESLEGYPEEEIATTLFNNWRMWEGERYNGVLILVSKQDRRMQIEVGYGLEGAIPDAMANRVYADILVPSFQAGDFYGGLDQATNVLIDLAAGEFEGFPEQQSSGEGFPIDVLIIFIIIIFILITRGKGGKGGKRHSIGSSGIIFYGGGFGGGGGSFGGGGGGFGGFSGGGGFGSGGGGAGGGW